GTGCCAGCTCTGTTTGAGAACTTTGCCTCTGCCTGGGGCACAGTTAGAGACGACGGCCCATGTCATTGATCCATCACCAATTTCCAGTCTTTGCTTTTGCCATTTCTTGCAGATGCTTCAGAAATCCTTCCACTTGCCCGGTTACTATCACCCTCTGCTCAGCCCTTTCAAAATCTAATCCTAGGTGCATGGCCCTGCCTTACTATTCTTAGAGCTTAGAACCACTACATATGTCCCCTGCATAGTCCTGGGTCCTCACCACTTTCCCTCCATTCCCAGTTTGAACCCTTCCAGTGGCCCCATTCTCATTCTTaggtctccctcctccccagcaccCCTGTTCTCCCCTTTTATTCCCATCCTTATTCTAGCACTTAAATCCTCATCCTGGGCATATATAGACTTCTGTAATTCTTGCTTCCCTGGTACTCATCACAGAGCTTTCCTCCCATGGCAGGGCATAACCCACAGTTGCTGGCCATTTGTTGTTTCAGGTGGTGAAATACAGACTGACAGCAGGGACTTGCCTCCAGTCAAGAAACTTTCAAAAAAGGAGCATGGGAAGATATTGTGCCACCTGAGGGAAGACATTCCCCAGAATCCTACATGTGCAGAAGCTGGTGAACAGGAGGGCAGGttacaaagaaagcagaaaaatgctGTAGGGAGTAAGCGACATTATTGCCATGAATGTGGAAAGAGTTTTGCTCAAAGTTCAGGCCTGACTAAACACAGGAGAATCCACACTGGCGAGAAACCATATGAAtgtgaagactgtgggaagaCCTTCATTGGGAGCTCTGCCCTTGTCATTCATCAGAGAGTTCACACTGGTGAGAAACCATATGAGTGTGAAGAATGTGGTAAGGTCTTCAGTCACAGCTCAAATCTTATCAAACACCAGAGAACCCACACTGGGGAGAAGCCCTATGAGTGTGATGACTGTGGGAAGACCTTCAGTCAGAGCTGCAGCCTCCTTGAACATCACAAAATTCATACTGGGGAGAAGCCATACCAGTGCAATATGTGTGGCAAAACCTTTAGGCGGAATTCACATCTCCTGAGACATCAGAGGATTcatggtgataaaaatgttcagaATCCTGAGCATGGGGAGTCCTGGGAAAGTCAGGGTAGGACAGAAAGCCAGTGGGAAAATATTGAGGCACCCATGTCTTATAAATGTAATGAGTGTGAGAGAAGTTTCACCAGGAATAGAAGTCTTATTGAACATCAAAAAATCCACACTGGTGAGAAACCCTATCAGTGTGATACATGTGGAAAAGGTTTCACTCGAACCTCATACCTTGTTCAACATCAGAGAAGccatgtaggaaaaaaaattatttcacagtgACCCATAGTATTCATGCCAACATTGGTGCTCATTTGTCACTGAACTGAAGCCACCTTGGAGCCCTTAATGGTTACAGAAGTTGTGGACCAGGGGTTTATTTACCACTATACATCATTGGGTATGGGAAAATGTAGTCTGGCTGAGATGATGAGTTATCGTCTACATTCTAGAAAGTGATTAGAAGAAGAAGTCATTTGATAGGAGGCCATGGGAGAGTGGTCTGGAAGTTGTAGGACCTAAAATAGTTTGTTCTCACCCAGTGGATTTAAATGGCCTTCTGGACTTGTTAATTGCCCTCAGCTAGCACTTTAGGACATCTGGTTGGATGGCTCTGATCTGGGGGGCTGCTGCTCTGACCATTTTGCCTCAAATGAATCTTTCACAAATTGGTCAGATCGATGAGGTCTTTTACTCTTCATTGTGCCTTGCATGATAGGTGCTAATAAACATCTATTAAATGTACCAGTAAAATGGCTTTTGTAGCTCCAAAAATTTGATGTTGTCtgtatttctgagaaatttctaaCTTATGccatttttgtttatgtattcttCTCTGAGGTTCTAGATTCTGGGTCAGTCTAGTGTATTTGTTGCCATGTACATACTGTTTTCAGAATTGGGGTGGGGGAATCCATATTTCTCTACCATGATAGTACAGATGACAAGAATGCCTTAAACAGCTTCTTTATCATTAGGACATTGTGAGATTGCTCCATCCATAGAACTCCACTGTTTAGTCAATGTTAATTATGTTAGTTTACATTAATTTTGCTACACTTTAGGGGGAATCTTTCACATTCAGGTAAATAAAAATCAACCTATCAAGTTAGATCAAAATGATTATTATGAATTTTGAAGACATTCTGTAAGACTTACCATCTTGTTTCTTACCTTTTAGTTATCTTGGGCCTAACCAAGTGCTAAGACATCATCTGTGTCCCTCTTCCCCAGTTTATAGCTGACTGTGCATCAAGGCTTATGCCAGCTAAGCTTAAACTTTCTCCAGGTCTGAAGATTCAtaccaaatatttataattattattcatGGTTTCAAAACTGCCCTGTCAATTGGAGACAGGAAGATCAGGTTAGAGGCAGCCTACAAGGAGAGAAACTCACGTCTTGAGTGGTAGGAGAAAATGTATCTGTtcaggctgggtgccatggcttacacctgtaatcccagcacttttggaggctgaggtgagcagatcacatgaagtcagaagtttgagaccagcctggccaagatggtgaaaccccatctcttcaaaaaatacaaaaattagccaggcatggtgacacatgcctgtaatccctgctacttgggaggccaaggtaggagaattgcttgaacctgggagattgaagttacagtgagccgagatggtgccactgcactccagcctgggtttcagagtgagattctgtctcaaaaagaaaatgtgtctgtTCAGAAGCACATTGGGAATCCTAAGTATCTGATGAAAAGAATTTCACAATATCCAAAGTGTTGATATGTGATGTCAAGGCTCAATGCTGTGAGTTATTCACAAGAAATAAGACTTTTTTGATATCTTCTGTTTTCACCCAAATCACCTGTGTGCTTAAAGACTGATTTCTGAAGTGCTCAAGTGCCTCTTACCATCTTCCAGCATTGCCAGATTTTCATGAATGGATTCTGCTTCTGATGAATTACCTGACCATGTTTTATTCAGTCACCAGCATAGTGTTCTTATCTATTCTCAAATACCCTTTCTGGATTTCTGCTCTGAAATACCACAGGCTGACCAGAGACTTTCAAAACCATAAAGCTCTCCCTTTATTAGTTCCCTACAATCTTTTATTGCCTTCATTATCTCCTTCTTTTCAGTCTAATTTAAAACTTCTTTAGCATTCCAAAGTTCTGTAGACTTTCTCCACTCAATCTTTTCTagccttttaatttctttaaaatcagctttatttatgttatttccaCAAAGCtagccatttctttttctcctttaatttttacttttcctaaATATTTGCTAATAGCTCTGATTTTACACACTCAAACTCATTACAGACAACTCTATTCACTTTTCTGTGGTATTTGTTTCTGATGTTACATGAAGAGATACATGTGAAAGCTTTTTACAAACCAGAAAGTATTATATGAATAGAACTTCCTGAGATTAACTAAGGACCACTGTGCCTCCTTTCACTCCTGCGCCTCCAAACCTAAAAGTCTTCTCTGTAGAGGAGGAAAATTGTTGAAAAGTACTTTTCAGTGTCTGCTATGCTAGACAAGGGAAGAAATAAAGcctctatttgtgtgtgtgtgtatatacacacttGGGTTTAGGCCTTTAGTACAATCAGGTTGGTAAGACTTGCACACAAATAAGGCAGTGCAATGATAAATGCCTTATGAGTGGTAAACTGAGGCTTATagaaattcagagaagaaaaaggataCTTTCAGCTGTGCAAGCTGTTATTATTATATGGACAGCTTTACATGTTAGAAACTGAATGGACTCACAACTTTGTCTAATTGagtaaataaagcaaattttaagAGATAGGGACATTGTAGGGGCCTTCAGTGCCAGagcaaaaagtttaaattttattcagtaaGCACTAGGGAGTCATGATATTTCATAATCAAAATATTATCTAGGAAACTTTATCTGGTGTATTATATAATATCAAGTAAGAATTATTTTGCTTACAGTCTTTTAGATACTCCACTTTTGTATAAAACAGAGGTATGTGTTTATAAATAGCTGAATTATAAAATGGATTCATCTGTAGCCTATTGAAAAGGATGgccaaaaaagttattttccaatGAAATCAGATccagtaaaataaactatttagTTAAGATATAAGCAGTatataaagcataataaaatgtcacttttcatattttcttaaattgtttttaggAATTTTAGTGGTAACTAGTCTgccattctatttcatttctgtAACTGAAGCAATGCAGAaatcctctattttcttttttctccctttgcttGAATAGTAACTGGTTAtagcatttttttctactttcgaTAGAATGAATGGTTATAATGAAAAAGCTTTTGATGAATGGCACTCTTGGATTTGTTCTTAATTTTGGCAAAGACGTATATAATTCTGCAAAAGActttctctgcctcttcctttagtgaaaaaaaaaaaagtaggagtgACAACCTACTTCACAGGATTCTGAGGATCTGCTTATACAAATAAGAAGTGCTATGTAAAAACTCTGAAAATGTTGCTAATTGGTAGAGAAGTTGAGATTGAACACTTTGTTAATGGAAACCTCCATATAAAGGTATtacaattatttaataataaagactatattttaaaaatgtcctgtAACTATTTGACAGTATTGGTCTTCTTATCTTCGAATAATTTCCCAAACCTATATGGTACCATTTCCTCAATTTATTCATAAGAACTTTAACTACTAAGTAAATTCAATTTATCTACTTTTCTCTAAATacctgttttagtccattttttgtttttcctcatgaTAGTCAAAATTGGGTCTGATAGATTCAAATgagtaaactttatttttcagtcaGCTTTGTGTAAGTAGTTTCTCTTTTGTACATTTCAAAGGGAGTTGCTATGACAAATTTTTCGGGATGAATATTTTCCATGACTACTTtcttgtgaactttttttttatatgtatcaTGTTCCCTTATTATAGAAATATCCTTTCATTGTTGTATTTACCCAGATTTCTTACTTAGTTTCTGGCATTTGCAGTCTCCTTCTATTTACAATGTCAACCTATGACCCTGGAATTTGAATGCAGTAAGATTTCCTGGACTCCTTTCTGAATTAATGGTTGAATATTGGGGTATATTCCTGCCTGTTTTGTGTATGTTGTTGAGTTGGAAGATTACCCAAAATCCTCTGCACATTTTTTCAAATTCCTGTTTTTATTGCCATTTCTAAGGTTGGTACTTCAAGGTTTTCAGGGATCTAGGAAAGCAGTCCTAATGTAACTTATTTGTATACAAGTAATAAACCATATGATTATTCCTTTCCTCTCAATGAATTCTTAAGTAAGACAATGGACTGTGTAATTTCCAAACTGTCAGAAAATAACTATCATTTCAGGTATTAACTAAAGCATTAAAACCTTTAacaattttctccctttttttctctcccaccAGTTCTCCCCATAAGCATTgggagcctgggaaatggagTTTGTAGCCTTACAGACCCACTTATAGCACAGGGTATACAAGGCCTGCTGAGGGGCTGAGAGATATGAGGGACACATGAGATATACGAGATATATGACTGGCTTTTCATTGTAACCTCAGCACCTAAAAGAGTTCCTCTTAGATCAGTGAATGTGGAAATTGTCTGactcaactttttcttttgtattatttaagtAAATCAAGATTCCTTGATAGCCAAAGTATTTGCATATCTGCTTCCAGAAATACTAGGCTTTCCCTATTTCTAAACAAGTTATGTATTCCtaaccattcattcaacaacccCCAATTGCTTATGTCATGTCTATGCTCAGGCACTAAGGAAATAAAGATGAACAAGGTGTTGTCTTTGCTTTGGAAAAGCTTGAGAGCTACTCTCTATTTTTACCTGCTAGGTTTTGATTTGTAGCTCACTTTTAAGGTAGATTGAGAAGCTGATCatttctcaccacctccactgctACCATCCTGGCCTGAGCCACTCTTGCTCTCCCATGATTATTACTATGGAAGCCTACAAATAAGTCCCCCCTACAGTTTCTTCTCAATATCTCAGTCAGAATAACCCTTTTTAAATCCCTGCATAATCTAAGTTGGATCACACACATCATTCTTCCACTCAAAACCCTGCAATGGTTTCCATTTTCACCAAAATTAACAGCCCAAGCCCTTACAGAAGTGGGCAAGGCTCTTCATAGTCTGGCTTCACATTACCTCTCTGACctcagcgttttttttttttttttttttttttttttttttttgaggtggggggtctcactctgttgcaatttacctatataacaaacctgtgcatgtacccctgaacctaaaataaaagtctaaaaaGAAGTACTTAAAGTGTTGAAGAATACGACTGTCAACCTGAGCAGACTGAGTTAATGAGGGCTCTCTAACTTACTGCAGACACATGGAAACTACCATTCAGGGGTAAGggttaaataaaaacatgttaacACAAAGCCTGAGAGAATTTGCAGTTGCTATACAAACCACTGAAACATGTGCTTCAGTGAGAAGAAAAACGAATCTTCAAGAAAGCCCCAGTGAGTAAAACCAATTTGTTAAAATGTATACATGGAAACCTAGTTAATCATTGATGATAAAAATCCAATAATAACAACAACGATAATAACAATGATCACTTTGGGTAAAGGAAAGcttaaaaacaagaagaaataaagtattaatCAATAACGTTATAATATTGGAGGGGGTTGATAGGACGCATTCCAAGTTTTGTATAATATGGAGAAGGGTGGGGAAAGAGATTAGTTTCATAATCTCACAAGCTAGGTGGGTATATGGACACTTTATGCTCATGTGTAAATGTATGGTTTTCAAACATGTAAAtgggggaaaagaagaaaatataaattaatcaaCACAAGACAGGAACtaacaaaaaatcaaagaaagatcATGAAAAATAGAATGACAAAATCAGGTGGTGGAAATAAAtcaataatcataaaaatgtctATGGATGAAAGGGATTCATAGTTAAAAGATAAGATTTGGacataaaaatattgtaaaaggatattaaaatcaattaaaacatactacttaggaatgcatatatatgcaataaaattttatataaaaaaggaaagcaagaaatgATAGAACTGGGATTCAGGATGATGTTCCCTCAATTGGAAGAAGTCAGGTGGCTGAAATAAGGAGTACCAAATGATTAGATATATATGTGGTTTTCAAGGTCTTTTGTTTTGAATGGCAGGTTAAAGAGtgctaatttaattatttaaaataactacttAAATTAAGAAAGTAATAATCAAAAGCATGCCATTCATGGgctgacatggtttggatctgtgtccccatgaaatttcatgttaaattgtaatccccaatatcGGCAGCAAGTCCTagtgagaggtgactggatcatgagggtgggtttctcgtgaatggtttagcaccatcctccctggttctgtccttgcaatagtgaaTTCTCGTGAGACtgggctgtttaaaagtgtgtggcatcttccctctctctttcttacaTCTGCTCTAGCTATGTGACATGCCCACTCCCTTTTTGCCTTTCGCCACAagtgtaagcttcctgaggcctccccagaagccaagcagagccaacatcatgcttcctgtacaagatacagaaccatgagccaagtaaacctcttttctttataaattacctagtctcgggtatttctttagaaaaatgagagaatagactaatacatggACCAATGATATCAGTGTGTTATGAATCACATAAAGgaatatgaataataaaattcTGTGCACTTGATgtccaaaggaaataatttttttttaaatgcaaagggATGAGAAAGAGAGACGAGGCTAATAATCTCTAAAAGATTTTGGCCTAGTTACATTAATATCAGACCACACAAGCATTGTTAGCGATAAAAACATCATGATTAAAGGAATAATTCCTCAAGATTTATTTGCATGTCAAGAAGACATGCAATTCCTGAACTTCTATATACCTCAACTCATAACCTTAGAATATGCAAAGCAAAATTGACATAATACAAGGAGAAACTGACAAGTCTTTTCCCCACAGCAAAGTATTGACAAACCTCTCCCAATAATCAATAGAtcaggccaggtggggtggctcacacctgtaatcccagcactttgggaggccgaggcaggcggatcacttgaggccaagagttcaagaccaacctgaccaacatgatgaaaccccaattctactaaaaaatacaaaaattagccaggcatggtagcaaaggcctgtattcccagtcactcaggaggctgaggttgcagtgagctgagatcatgccactgcattccagcctgggtgacagagcaagtttctgtccccccaccaaaaaaaaaaaaaaaaaaaaaaaaaaaaaaatcagagggcaAACAAAAACTTAGGCTATAGAAAAATTTGAATAGTTAACAAACtcgaaaaactgatattttaacAACAGAAAATCTGTTAATTCACATTAAGATCAAAGGAGGAAACACTATACCATCATTTTAACATATGCAGAAacattatttgataaaattcaatacccattTGTGAGAAAGAGTTTTAGTAAATGAGGACTAAATGGGAATGTTCTTAATATTATGGAGGATAATTATCAGAAACTCACAACAAATATGATATGAATCATTAGATGCATCCATTCAAAATCAGGAATAAGATGACTATTAGTATGATTTCTACCCAACATTGTCCAGGAGAGATTGGCCACTGCATCAAGACAAGAAAGGGAAATAAgcaagggaagaaataaaactctcctTATTCAcaacaatgttatttttaaaactcaatgttAGTTCTCAAACAGAGCTAAAGAAACAATTGAGGGAGATGTTTTGAGAGCAGAATAGAGGTAGTGAGGCAGGGTGGGAAgagcagggaaggaaagaagttaGGATCAAAGAACATTTAGATGGATTAGTTGAGAGACTGTTGCAGAACAAATGGAATTTATGTATGATTAAATGATTAGGTTGGGTAGAGACATATATAAAAAATGGAGAATTTCATTCAATACAGAAacctttactttttaatattaatttacttttaaaacccATGTGAGTACAGTCtgtaatacacttttaaaaaaaaatgaggcaaaagaaaaagtCTCACAAAAACTTCAACTTAAAACTCTCTCACCAGTATGTCAGATACTCCTTTTACCTTGGCATATTATATGCAAATTTGGTAATATCTCCTTCTATTTGTTTGATGCAGCATTTTATAGATTGCATTGTCCTTTcatatagtcatgtgccacataacgtTTCAGTCACCTAGTGACATTGTAGCTATCTTAACAGCTTAACGCAATGCATTATTCATGTGTTTGTAGTGATGgtgtcaacaaatattttaaaaataaatttggtgtAGTCAAAGtgtacaatgtttataaagtctatagtagTATAATGTCTTCACATTCACTCTTCACTCACTTACTGACTCATCctgagcaacttccagtcctacaGACTGCATTCATGGTGTCCTATACAGGTATACCGTTTTATCTTTCATACTGCatttttactacatttttctatgtttagatacacaaatacagcATTGTACTACAAATGTCTGCTGTATTCAACACAGtagcatgctgtacaggtttgcaggtAGGGGCAACAGACTATACCACCTACCCTACGTGCGTAGTAGGGTGTATCATCTAggttgtgtaagtacattctatgatgcTTGCACAGTGACAAAAATCATACAACAGCACATTTCTCAGGATGTATCCCTGTCATTTATAGGACTGTAATTGCTAGCTGCTGGTTTTCAAAAACAATCCTGCAAATAGGAGGATAAGTGAAGAAACTGGGGCCTGAGAGGTTAAGTGTGGTGATGGATGCCAGTGGTATCCTGCCCAGGTCCCCTTTTCCAAGTCAGTACACCCATTCTCCATTTGCCAGGAAGGTCAGTGCACCCATTCCCTGATTATCAGGAGCACTGGCTGCTACTGGCTCACAGTCTTCACCTTCTCTGAAGAATTGTCCTTGGAAAAGGGAGATAATCTATTATCTCCAGGAAGTCCTCAATCCACACGGCACTGATTGAGGTACAAAAGGCTGGCCCCTTTCCTCAAGGGTAAGGTTTGTTCCAAAGATCCTTCTTCCAAATTAGACTAAACTAGACTTAAGCTCAGACCACATCTTGCTCAGCCCATTTCCTCTTCCATATCTTGCTTCCCTCTCTGCCTTGCAGCTTTTTTTCTGCAGCTTATTTTGCCTCAATAAATTCCCTAGACTTGAATCCATGTCTAGGCTCCGCTTCTAGGAAACCCAACCCAAGTGACTTATCTAAGGTCCAAACTCTAGAATTGATTAGGCATGGACTCCATCTCAGAGGTCCCAACTCCTGgtccactcctttttttttttaactataccaCGTGGTAttaagacataacaaaaaaaaaaaagagaagagactactttaacatttaaatttttgaattttaactcACTCAAGACAATTAATGTCATCATTAATAAGTAATTCCCATACCATTTGTTTGGTATAGGAAGgtattatatttaacatttctgtCAGATGATCCTGGAGTTTATCCTTTAAACCTACTATGACACAAAAATTCTTCTTAGGCTTCCCTACAATGTGTAAAACTTTTTCCTGATGCAAAAGGAGAAATGAGTATCTTAGTTTAAGCTGATATTTTGTGGCGTTTTTAGGTGATGCTAAGTATTAGGTAATTTATTTTCCCTCTGATGGGAAAGTGTTGCTAAGGGTTTTGACTTAAAAATCCAATTTCCTTGGCCACTCATTCAgtggagaaacaagaaaaaagaaacatttacaacctgctctctctctgaagtctgctaccTGAGAGATTCCTCTGTACGACAAAACTTCATCTCCACAATCCTTTCTCTTAGCCTAAACATTCCTTTCCATTAATCCCAGGTCTTtggataaactcaaccaattgtcaaccagaaaatgtttaaatttacctatagcctggaagcccaTGCTTTGAGTTATCccgcctttctgaaccaaaccaatctatttcttaaatgtatttgattgatgtttcatgcctccctaaaatatataaaaccaagctgtaccctgaccaccttgggcgcATGTTCTCAGGACCCCCTTGAGGGccgtgtcacaggccatggtcactcacatttggctcagaataagtgtcttcaaatattttagagagtTTGACTCTTCTCATCAACAAGTTCATGGGGTTCACTATGCTATTCCATTTCTGTTTGAATCttatataaaaaagttaaattacaCAATCCCCAATTCAAGAGTTGGCTGCTCTGCAAAACATTTAGGAGTTACTGAAAACAGTGCAAAATTCAACTGTGTATGGACTCATCCTAAGCAAATTGcagcatttttccttttccatctgTCAGGAAACCTCTGAACATTTAAATCAAATAGATGAAAGGACAGAGATGGGGTTGCAGCCTTAGTAATCATAAAAGGGAGTAAGGGAGGGCAGGCAAAGAGCCTTGGAAAACCTCAAGTCTCAAGTCTTTAGTCCTAAGAAGGGGAGATTCCTCTTCTCCATGAGTAAACTTCACTGAGAAAGAGTCTCCTCTGGGGCAGAACACCTAAGGCTACGTAAGTCTtctctggttttttaaaaaattttcttcctttttacattttctcatGGAGGCAgcataattggatttttttttgagacaaggtttctgggtttttgttttgttttgttttgagacagggtctctctctgtggccaggctggagtgcagtggcatgatcactgccatcttgaactcctaggttcaagtgatcctgtcacttcagcctcctacctggggactacaggcacataccaccacacccagctaatttaaaatttttttttgtagaaacagggtctcactatgttgcatagactggtctcaaactcctggcctcaagcaatactgctgctttggcctctgaaagctgtgggattataggcttgtaccaccacgcctggcgtaCAATCGATTTTCTTAAAGATCTATACagggaagaaattttttttctctagacctAAGCCAagcaaacagaagagaaagactGAGGACATTTTGGACAGTAGCTAGCATCTTATCTGGATTAATCCAGTTCTCTAATGTGGCCTGGTACTCAGGATACAGATGACTTTCTAACACTGAAGTTGTGATAGAAAAACTCTGAGGGAGTTCCAGGTGACTAAAATGTAGAAATCTGATATCAGTATGAAGCATGACATCGTAAAGAAATTGAGATTTGGAGTTAAAAGACAAGGTTTAACTAAAAAGATGTGATGTTATAAGTTAACATTAGGGGAATCTAGGTGAAGGGAATATGAGAACTCTATCTTTGCAAcatttctgtaagtctaaaattattccaaaattaaagCATTACTAAAAACGAAAGTTCAGGGTTTCAGCCTTGGCTCTGATGCCTGGATTTTCTGAGCCTTAgagtcctcatctgtaaaacaggataaTGATAACGCTCATTTCCCTGTATGGCTGTTGTGAGGACCAACTATGGTTAAGTAAGTGGACACACACTGCAGACACTGAAACACACGGCCCATGCTGGTCACCTTCCAAGGGAGAGTCACATAGGTATCAGAGAGAAGCAGTAAGGTGGAAAAGGTGTTTATAGTGTAGACCCTGGTCACAGGGAACACCAAAGACCCAACTGTTATAAACCATCAGTAGAACTCTGTTATCCTTTGTAGTTAAACATAGACACAAAATCTTTCAGGCATGCTGGCTCTGGCAGTgccatttattatattattagaaGGGTTTAGcagccatctcaaaaaataataataataataataataaataataatgaataagaGGGACACAGTTAGTAAGAATAAGAAAGAGGTAAAACGAACAGAAGGGAAAACAGTAGCTTCAAACACCCAACTTTCCTTTTAGGAAGTCCCTG
Above is a genomic segment from Piliocolobus tephrosceles isolate RC106 chromosome 5, ASM277652v3, whole genome shotgun sequence containing:
- the ZKSCAN4 gene encoding zinc finger protein with KRAB and SCAN domains 4 isoform X2 yields the protein MAREPRKNAALDAQSAEDQTGLLTVKVEKEEASALTAEVSASCSPARGPERSRQRFRGFRYPEAAGPREALSRLRELCRQWLQPEMHSKEQILELLVLEQFLTILPGNLQSWVREQHPESGEEVVVLLEYLERQLDEPAPQVPGGDQGQEMLCCKMALLTQTQGSQSNQCQPVKALFKHESLGSQPLQDRVLQVPGLAQGGCCREDAMVASRLTPGSQLDSSQVNIYRDEKQENHSNLVSLGGEIQTDSRDLPPVKKLSKKEHGKILCHLREDIPQNPTCAEAGEQEGRLQRKQKNAVGSKRHYCHECGKSFAQSSGLTKHRRIHTGEKPYECEDCGKTFIGSSALVIHQRVHTGEKPYECEECGKVFSHSSNLIKHQRTHTGEKPYECDDCGKTFSQSCSLLEHHKIHTGEKPYQCNMCGKTFRRNSHLLRHQRIHGDKNVQNPEHGESWESQGRTESQWENIEAPMSYKCNECERSFTRNRSLIEHQKIHTGEKPYQCDTCGKGFTRTSYLVQHQRSHVGKKIISQ
- the ZKSCAN4 gene encoding zinc finger protein with KRAB and SCAN domains 4 isoform X1 yields the protein MAREPRKNAALDAQSAEDQTGLLTVKVEKEEASALTAEVSASCSPARGPERSRQRFRGFRYPEAAGPREALSRLRELCRQWLQPEMHSKEQILELLVLEQFLTILPGNLQSWVREQHPESGEEVVVLLEYLERQLDEPAPQVPGGDQGQEMLCCKMALLTQTQGSQSNQCQPVKALFKHESLGSQPLQDRVLQVPGLAQGGCCREDAMVASRLTPGSQGLLKMEDVALTLSPGWTQLDSSQVNIYRDEKQENHSNLVSLGGEIQTDSRDLPPVKKLSKKEHGKILCHLREDIPQNPTCAEAGEQEGRLQRKQKNAVGSKRHYCHECGKSFAQSSGLTKHRRIHTGEKPYECEDCGKTFIGSSALVIHQRVHTGEKPYECEECGKVFSHSSNLIKHQRTHTGEKPYECDDCGKTFSQSCSLLEHHKIHTGEKPYQCNMCGKTFRRNSHLLRHQRIHGDKNVQNPEHGESWESQGRTESQWENIEAPMSYKCNECERSFTRNRSLIEHQKIHTGEKPYQCDTCGKGFTRTSYLVQHQRSHVGKKIISQ